Proteins from one Pseudoalteromonas rubra genomic window:
- the lanKC gene encoding class III lanthionine synthetase LanKC — translation MGDAIDKRISVSDLPHFLFSQSKFFTKVQSYDVKDKSYLNIAEGILGDNWEIKRREAWYVAKPHSVELPRHGFKIHISLISSLTPEALKNILPVLAEFGVAFKFLVDAHIQDFFNSQACNKVSSGKFLTAYPASQAEFEAVIEALLTVTEAYYGPYILSDRAYKESRCVFYRYGTFAGNKECDVTGASKPVVINELTGETDLRLPYFQLPECITDPFPCPDDDSESELLNHRYEVVDALASHSSKGGVYLARDKKSGLTVVIKEARPYINRSLLNEHDAISGLIHEAHILRRLEHTGVTPKVVEVFKEWQHQFLVLEHIPFETLNYRDWENHNILINDQGEQALQLCQRYFLLLANIIKAVELVHQTGVIIGDIAPQNILIHPETLEVKLIDLEGAYDQLNEQFYARITSRGFSEYDKNKRRKPTVDEDWQAVSALCVHLLHPVCPLFALNPAIKNTYLSTLVKSHGLPECMSEVAMLLQAAQVDKVKQVIATTLRQLTASAAQTGLFERKRLNLDEGECTQLLKKMADGLAHFIDNPVGESTFPVDYRALSTHPYSVSYGQFGIFYYLRKYTNIVAEPLVQKAIDELMALNMANMPPGLYSGLSGIAWVMYECGYQSDATCLMKLVLKNDLRHDACDLFYGAAGWGLACLQFYSKTQQPEFLQGAKEAAEIITNQLNEHQGTLYYKNLDGQPYSGLLHGNAGIALFFLRLYQVTHNQEDLRLATRCLQFEIDRGERINNELVWRKNYNEKTTYPYLQFGSVGVGCVLLRFYSVTREAKYLALAQEIAQATQGKFCIYPGAFVGMSGIGTFFLDLYRVTKDAQYLREANSIAYRVSLYQCAVGEGVAFPGDKLAGLTTDYATGTVGVGFFLSRLLNDGQGRELFLDPDLSGLETCEQAAKVQLDSME, via the coding sequence ATGGGTGATGCAATAGATAAGCGGATATCTGTAAGCGACCTGCCGCACTTTTTATTTAGTCAATCTAAGTTTTTTACTAAGGTGCAGTCTTATGATGTCAAAGATAAAAGTTACCTTAATATCGCTGAAGGAATACTGGGTGATAACTGGGAAATCAAACGAAGAGAGGCCTGGTATGTTGCTAAACCTCATTCAGTTGAACTACCCAGACACGGATTTAAGATCCATATTTCATTGATATCCAGCCTTACCCCAGAGGCACTCAAGAATATTCTTCCTGTTCTGGCCGAGTTTGGCGTGGCATTTAAATTTTTGGTTGATGCTCATATCCAGGATTTCTTTAATTCACAAGCTTGTAATAAGGTGTCATCCGGTAAGTTTTTAACCGCCTATCCAGCCAGTCAAGCTGAGTTTGAGGCCGTTATAGAGGCGCTTCTCACCGTGACTGAAGCGTACTATGGACCTTATATCTTAAGCGATCGTGCGTATAAAGAGAGTCGTTGTGTATTTTATCGCTATGGCACGTTTGCAGGCAATAAAGAATGCGATGTGACTGGTGCTTCGAAACCCGTTGTTATTAATGAGCTGACAGGAGAGACTGATCTTCGTTTACCTTACTTCCAATTGCCCGAATGTATAACGGATCCATTTCCTTGTCCTGATGATGATTCAGAATCTGAGTTGCTTAATCATCGCTATGAAGTCGTCGATGCGTTAGCGAGTCACTCCAGCAAAGGCGGGGTATATCTTGCCAGGGACAAAAAGTCTGGTTTGACAGTCGTTATAAAAGAGGCGCGTCCTTATATTAACCGCAGCCTATTAAATGAGCACGACGCAATTTCCGGCTTGATCCATGAGGCCCATATTTTACGACGACTTGAACACACAGGTGTGACGCCTAAAGTCGTCGAGGTGTTCAAAGAATGGCAGCATCAGTTTTTAGTGCTGGAACATATCCCCTTTGAAACTCTCAATTATAGAGATTGGGAAAATCACAACATATTGATAAATGATCAAGGCGAGCAGGCGCTCCAGCTCTGCCAGCGCTATTTCTTATTATTAGCTAATATTATCAAAGCGGTTGAGCTGGTTCACCAGACAGGCGTTATCATTGGTGATATTGCACCGCAAAATATCCTGATACACCCCGAGACGTTAGAGGTTAAGTTGATTGACCTGGAGGGGGCATATGATCAACTTAACGAACAATTTTACGCCAGGATAACCAGTCGTGGTTTTTCCGAATACGATAAAAACAAACGCAGAAAACCCACCGTGGATGAGGATTGGCAAGCTGTGAGTGCATTGTGTGTTCATTTGTTGCATCCGGTGTGTCCTCTTTTTGCCTTAAACCCGGCAATCAAGAACACATATTTAAGCACATTGGTAAAAAGCCATGGTTTGCCAGAGTGCATGTCAGAGGTTGCTATGCTGCTACAGGCTGCGCAAGTTGACAAAGTGAAACAAGTGATAGCCACTACGTTAAGGCAATTAACGGCGTCAGCCGCTCAGACAGGCTTATTTGAACGAAAAAGGCTGAATCTGGATGAGGGCGAGTGTACGCAATTATTGAAAAAGATGGCCGATGGCCTGGCCCATTTTATAGATAACCCGGTTGGAGAAAGCACTTTTCCCGTCGACTATCGGGCCTTGAGCACCCACCCCTATAGCGTATCTTATGGCCAGTTTGGGATTTTTTACTATCTCAGAAAGTACACAAATATCGTAGCCGAACCTTTAGTGCAAAAAGCCATTGATGAGCTCATGGCACTGAATATGGCAAACATGCCTCCGGGCCTATACTCAGGTCTGTCTGGCATTGCCTGGGTGATGTATGAGTGCGGGTATCAGTCAGATGCAACCTGTTTAATGAAGCTAGTACTGAAAAACGACCTGCGTCATGATGCTTGTGATTTGTTTTACGGTGCGGCTGGTTGGGGATTAGCGTGCTTACAATTTTACAGCAAAACTCAACAGCCCGAGTTTTTGCAGGGGGCAAAAGAAGCTGCAGAGATAATCACCAATCAGCTAAACGAGCATCAGGGCACCTTGTATTACAAAAACCTGGACGGTCAGCCATATTCCGGTCTGCTCCATGGTAATGCCGGTATAGCACTGTTCTTTTTACGTTTGTACCAGGTTACGCACAATCAGGAAGACTTACGCCTCGCTACACGTTGTCTGCAGTTTGAAATTGACAGAGGTGAGCGAATTAATAACGAGCTGGTCTGGCGCAAAAACTACAATGAAAAAACCACTTATCCATACTTGCAGTTCGGCTCGGTTGGTGTGGGTTGTGTGTTGTTACGTTTTTACAGTGTAACTCGGGAGGCAAAATACCTCGCGCTTGCACAAGAGATTGCACAGGCAACCCAAGGCAAATTTTGTATCTATCCAGGTGCTTTTGTTGGCATGAGCGGCATAGGTACATTCTTTCTGGATTTATATCGGGTAACCAAAGATGCGCAATATCTCAGGGAGGCGAACTCAATTGCTTACAGAGTGAGTTTGTATCAGTGTGCAGTAGGAGAAGGGGTTGCGTTCCCGGGTGATAAACTGGCCGGACTCACCACAGATTATGCAACTGGAACGGTTGGCGTCGGCTTTTTCTTGTCTCGTTTGCTGAATGATGGACAAGGAAGAGAACTATTTCTTGACCCCGACTTGTCAGGTCTGGAGACCTGCGAACAGGCAGCAAAAGTACAACTGGACTCGATGGAATGA
- a CDS encoding S9 family peptidase translates to MIPLSVDISDASHFHENTTLTGLSCSYDGRYFLLSSDQSGCANVYRVATEVNRIEQLTHFATQPTFAISYFPRDSRFLYRQDQCGDELDHIWVHEPDGQRRDLTPGDGLKASFLQWSDSGEQFWLIHNQRDASVYDVYCYCAADYTNQRVFTNCDQVNVCDISRDGVWLACEQELSSRANQLVFYRLDTSKGKRCEYQPRYWVGKSDMQARHMIMSFAPDSQSVFYTSDLDCEHKNVWVLDLVTGKTAELIRLGWDVTAFYFSPSGRYQICEVNRNAKACLQVTDTNTQKPYLLSREEDAATGLCFSPDESRVGYYTESCVCPASLHIHYIDGSNDRLIQAQNPKLPQQRLVRAEVVHYRSFDGLSIPALLYRPSEASADNPAAAMLWIHGGPGDQSQQKFDPVIQHLVSNGYAVLAVNHRGSTGYGKTFFHMADRQHGDVDLEDCLYAKHYLSSLDWVDGQRIGIMGCSYGGFLALAALTFKPDIFALAINIFGVTNWLRTLNSIPPWMGGVRKRIYDVMGDPALEHQRLKQVSPLFHASQICRPLLVVQGKNDQRVLQIESDEIVQAVKRNGVPVEYLLFDDEGHGFNRRANLIAASNHYLNFLNQYL, encoded by the coding sequence ATGATCCCGCTGAGTGTTGATATCTCCGATGCATCTCATTTTCATGAAAACACCACTTTAACTGGCTTATCTTGCTCATATGATGGTCGTTACTTTTTGCTGAGTTCAGATCAATCTGGCTGTGCGAATGTGTATCGGGTCGCCACTGAGGTCAACAGAATTGAGCAACTAACCCACTTCGCCACTCAACCGACGTTTGCCATTAGTTATTTTCCCAGGGACAGCCGATTTTTGTACCGCCAGGATCAGTGTGGAGATGAACTTGATCATATTTGGGTCCATGAACCAGACGGGCAGCGTCGGGATCTAACGCCCGGTGACGGTCTCAAAGCCAGCTTTTTACAGTGGAGTGACAGCGGTGAGCAATTTTGGCTGATACATAACCAGCGAGACGCCAGTGTTTATGATGTCTACTGCTATTGTGCAGCTGATTATACAAACCAGCGTGTCTTTACCAATTGTGATCAGGTTAACGTCTGTGACATCAGCCGCGATGGGGTGTGGCTGGCGTGTGAACAAGAATTGAGCAGTAGAGCAAATCAGTTAGTGTTTTATCGCTTAGACACATCAAAAGGTAAGCGTTGTGAATACCAGCCCCGTTATTGGGTAGGTAAAAGCGATATGCAGGCGCGGCACATGATAATGAGCTTTGCCCCGGATAGCCAAAGTGTGTTTTATACAAGCGATCTAGATTGTGAACATAAGAATGTGTGGGTGTTAGATTTGGTGACGGGAAAAACCGCCGAATTGATACGGCTTGGCTGGGATGTGACTGCATTTTATTTTTCGCCTTCGGGACGTTATCAAATCTGTGAAGTGAACCGGAATGCTAAAGCCTGCCTCCAGGTTACAGATACCAATACACAGAAGCCCTATCTCTTATCCCGCGAGGAAGACGCGGCAACAGGGTTGTGTTTTTCGCCCGATGAAAGCCGGGTTGGTTATTACACCGAGAGCTGTGTTTGTCCTGCCAGTTTGCACATTCACTACATTGATGGGAGCAATGATCGGCTAATTCAGGCGCAAAACCCTAAGTTGCCTCAGCAACGCCTTGTGCGGGCTGAAGTCGTTCATTATCGCAGTTTTGATGGGCTATCTATTCCAGCGTTGTTATATCGTCCCAGTGAGGCAAGTGCTGATAACCCTGCTGCGGCCATGCTCTGGATACACGGAGGACCCGGGGATCAGTCACAGCAAAAATTCGATCCTGTGATTCAACATTTGGTGAGTAATGGTTATGCGGTGTTGGCTGTGAATCATAGGGGGTCAACGGGCTACGGGAAAACCTTTTTCCATATGGCAGACAGGCAACACGGTGATGTTGATTTAGAAGATTGCCTTTATGCCAAACACTATCTTAGTAGTCTGGACTGGGTGGATGGTCAGCGCATTGGCATTATGGGCTGCAGTTATGGCGGTTTTCTGGCTCTGGCAGCATTAACATTTAAGCCGGATATATTTGCACTGGCGATTAATATCTTTGGTGTGACAAATTGGTTGCGTACCTTAAATAGTATACCTCCCTGGATGGGGGGAGTTCGCAAGCGAATTTATGATGTTATGGGAGATCCTGCCCTGGAGCATCAGCGCCTTAAGCAGGTGTCACCTTTGTTTCATGCTTCGCAAATCTGTCGTCCTCTGTTGGTAGTACAGGGAAAAAATGATCAAAGAGTATTACAGATTGAGAGTGATGAAATTGTGCAAGCTGTGAAGCGCAATGGTGTGCCAGTGGAGTACTTGTTGTTTGATGATGAAGGGCACGGGTTTAATCGCAGAGCAAACCTTATTGCAGCATCTAATCACTATCTCAATTTTCTTAATCAGTATTTGTAG
- a CDS encoding ABC transporter ATP-binding protein/permease, translating into MTTSLLTDHHVYPRSTLPGRERWHIEGLLNQPLLAKHLSSYMNKQVGMVKVTANPLTGRVLLLFDPSCWQTKTIRKLLKQAFQYSQKQTGCAESHSTPRHKGLAGIKQRLNENHLYSLVQRIEDEQCRVLRNTAIRASAINSFFKILSPIMTGLMISSVLSPIAVLTKLGLSQGAQLAFFTGAFGLSKGAESITAHHKNERWSKYSNEIDKKMSEQVFAHIQSLPMPYLDSQSPDKLQHLVSHDVDIIKRFLNYTPAEFTDKATTMLFSSVIILAISPVAFALCLLPVPFITRLNKRHQTSIREQANKTDDLTDSHRKVLSNNLNGLSTVKSFTAEHIEYERFCSAKDAASEHTVRLDRENSYYSSMNELIFVMGIMGPVVYGCMNVLRGGIGTTEFMVQIGIAPSILNSATGLEYGKSLYRDAHAAAARLDAVLNIAPEVISRDGQQQLTAGVGSIAFSDIHFGYSQHKVIKGVSFEVKANKKVAFVGPTGSGKSTLIKLLLGFYQAQQGQIYIDGNNIEQVSLKSLRQSIALVSQEPFLFNGTIYDNLVYGRPSATFDEVVAACKIAQAYEFIDAHPDGFNAQIGERGHKLSGGQRQRLSIARAVLKNAAILVLDEATSAVDNKTEAAIRQAVDLISHTCTVIIIAHRLSSIRYVDTIYHIKEGEISEAGTHEQLLARNGDYAALWQLQISEQKNSPAMR; encoded by the coding sequence ATGACCACTTCACTATTAACTGACCATCACGTTTATCCCAGGTCAACCTTGCCTGGGCGCGAGCGTTGGCATATTGAGGGTCTATTGAACCAGCCACTGCTTGCTAAGCATCTGAGTAGCTATATGAATAAGCAGGTCGGAATGGTGAAAGTGACGGCCAATCCTCTGACAGGCAGGGTTTTATTGTTGTTTGATCCGTCTTGTTGGCAAACGAAAACAATACGGAAACTACTAAAGCAAGCATTTCAGTACAGTCAAAAACAAACCGGTTGCGCAGAGAGTCATAGTACTCCGCGTCACAAAGGGCTGGCTGGAATCAAACAAAGGCTTAATGAAAACCACTTGTACAGCCTAGTTCAACGGATTGAAGATGAGCAATGTCGGGTATTGAGGAACACGGCAATAAGAGCCAGTGCCATCAACTCATTTTTTAAGATCCTATCGCCTATTATGACAGGCTTGATGATCTCAAGTGTGCTATCTCCGATTGCAGTATTAACAAAATTGGGGTTATCGCAAGGGGCTCAACTGGCATTCTTTACCGGTGCGTTTGGGCTGTCTAAAGGCGCTGAGTCGATCACTGCACATCATAAAAATGAACGTTGGAGCAAGTATTCCAATGAAATAGATAAAAAGATGAGTGAGCAGGTCTTTGCACACATACAGTCCTTACCTATGCCGTATTTAGACAGTCAAAGCCCTGACAAACTGCAGCATTTAGTTAGCCATGATGTGGATATTATAAAGCGATTTCTTAATTACACACCGGCTGAATTTACAGACAAAGCCACAACTATGTTGTTTAGTTCTGTGATCATACTTGCTATCTCTCCGGTGGCCTTCGCGCTTTGTTTGCTTCCGGTGCCATTTATTACCAGGCTCAATAAACGTCATCAGACGAGTATTCGTGAGCAGGCAAACAAAACGGACGATCTGACAGACAGCCACAGAAAAGTGCTATCGAATAATCTGAATGGCCTGTCTACGGTTAAAAGCTTTACAGCTGAACACATTGAGTATGAGCGGTTTTGCAGTGCTAAAGATGCGGCCAGCGAACACACTGTCAGGCTTGATAGGGAAAACTCCTATTACTCCAGTATGAATGAGTTGATCTTTGTTATGGGGATTATGGGGCCGGTCGTCTACGGTTGTATGAACGTTTTGCGTGGCGGCATCGGTACTACTGAGTTTATGGTTCAGATTGGCATTGCCCCCAGCATACTAAACTCTGCGACCGGGCTGGAATATGGAAAGTCTCTTTACAGAGATGCCCATGCTGCGGCGGCTCGTCTGGATGCAGTATTGAATATAGCGCCTGAAGTGATTTCACGTGACGGCCAGCAACAGCTTACAGCCGGGGTTGGCAGCATAGCATTTAGCGATATACATTTTGGTTATTCGCAGCATAAGGTGATTAAAGGGGTTTCTTTTGAGGTTAAGGCCAACAAGAAAGTCGCCTTTGTTGGGCCAACAGGATCGGGTAAAAGCACATTGATCAAGCTTTTATTGGGCTTTTACCAGGCTCAGCAAGGTCAAATTTATATCGATGGTAATAATATAGAGCAGGTAAGTTTAAAAAGTTTAAGGCAGTCAATCGCATTGGTAAGCCAGGAGCCATTTTTATTTAACGGCACCATCTATGACAACCTGGTTTATGGTCGACCCTCCGCAACTTTTGATGAAGTCGTAGCGGCTTGTAAGATTGCGCAAGCTTATGAATTTATTGATGCTCACCCGGACGGGTTCAACGCTCAGATAGGCGAAAGAGGACACAAGTTGTCGGGTGGTCAACGCCAGCGGCTTTCCATTGCGCGAGCGGTGTTAAAAAATGCCGCAATACTGGTTTTAGACGAGGCCACGTCGGCGGTTGATAATAAAACCGAAGCTGCAATCAGGCAGGCTGTTGATTTAATATCACATACTTGTACTGTGATTATTATCGCTCACCGTTTATCGAGTATTCGGTATGTTGATACGATTTACCACATTAAAGAGGGAGAGATCAGTGAAGCCGGGACACATGAGCAGCTACTGGCAAGAAATGGCGATTATGCTGCATTGTGGCAATTACAAATTTCTGAACAAAAGAATTCACCTGCGATGAGGTAA
- a CDS encoding DUF6072 family protein, whose translation MSVKRTNKEIAKDTACLAGEALLTPGVSLLAQGKGKLGLAHVGVGLAAKLALGPAGMLFVAANSYCLSKTGQSLFTQFTTKKGAGDQSLREDVSQALDKGQPIEQVIESVIEDVEDIYHEKKSS comes from the coding sequence ATGAGCGTCAAACGGACCAACAAAGAAATAGCAAAAGATACAGCATGCCTCGCAGGCGAAGCCCTGTTAACTCCCGGTGTTAGCCTGCTGGCCCAGGGCAAAGGCAAACTGGGTCTGGCGCATGTAGGCGTGGGGCTTGCGGCTAAATTAGCACTGGGCCCGGCCGGAATGCTGTTTGTTGCAGCAAACTCCTATTGCTTAAGTAAAACCGGGCAAAGCTTGTTCACCCAATTTACCACCAAAAAAGGCGCAGGCGACCAAAGTCTGCGAGAAGACGTGTCACAGGCACTGGATAAAGGCCAACCCATTGAACAAGTAATTGAAAGTGTTATTGAAGATGTAGAAGATATCTATCACGAGAAAAAGTCTTCTTAA
- a CDS encoding DUF6559 family protein, translating into MFSLWQKKNSVKSIARQLPVRLVESYTRQEYYSVEQVTEVFSQVFSHDHNQAYAYAMFCSQADFDGLQTGLSYAEMRADVGKHCFHDWPRFNFESLLAYARSTYSDGGFIAGGEGGGADGGCG; encoded by the coding sequence ATGTTTTCACTCTGGCAAAAGAAAAATTCGGTTAAGTCTATTGCACGCCAGCTGCCTGTGCGATTGGTTGAATCCTACACCAGACAAGAATATTACTCTGTTGAGCAGGTCACTGAAGTGTTTAGTCAGGTTTTTAGTCATGACCATAATCAGGCCTATGCCTATGCAATGTTTTGTTCTCAGGCTGATTTTGACGGACTGCAGACCGGGCTGAGTTATGCTGAAATGCGAGCGGACGTAGGCAAGCATTGTTTTCATGATTGGCCGAGATTTAATTTTGAATCGTTACTTGCTTATGCACGCAGTACATACAGTGATGGTGGCTTTATTGCTGGAGGTGAGGGTGGTGGTGCAGACGGTGGCTGCGGTTAG
- a CDS encoding TonB-dependent receptor: MAVSGAAQAEQQATKQDKKVETIIVSGTPGGAGIRKLDASFAVTNVDAVQIERLALKSTADLLKSVPGIWVESSGGESGANVFVRGFPGGGDAPFLTVSLQGSPIYPAPTLSFLENSSIFRLDETIARMEGLRGGPNPVVSNGQPGLTTNFHLKRGSEETEGTVKYTTSDYGLQRIDGVLSGELSDDFYYMIGGYAKRSSGIRDAGFTSEKGHQFTINLTKEFDNGEFNVYTRQTDDTGAWYLPTPLNVDGVDAGFTQLGTLNRQAVIHVAGQDMEIDLGEGRGWKGHVSGGSLKLELSNGWQLIDRFSLTNGDANTYGLVPDGAATTLASVADNGINATGSVTGTVYDGDTMVQNYGRWVVLKEIEAFTNDLAISKEFSSVNSAFGVYTATTSAKDWWSLGNSAYHVLAAGGEMLTGIECNNSEDGCGFNYDINSTGDATTLAFYTTHSYRATDALTLDLGLRSEKHEVDYSVDEDLDGTINKFVTYDERKTSWTLGADFKLDDQSGVFARMNKGYKMPYFDDFRDNYGAYQGGERLFKEVTQAEIGYKYMGESSDVFATLFANEVQGDTFVRKPGDPAEILTNEAMGIEVDYNFNHSSGFSVNMNATWQKTEITESPDNIGNEAQRQPGWQVRVTPSYEFELGDMFATVYGTISAVDDRFGNNENTVVLDGYEKFDLGFTLEPTEQVKLMVSVDNLTDEQGITEGDPRNADAPNGRYIMPRSVKLSVSYSF, encoded by the coding sequence ATGGCCGTATCGGGCGCTGCACAGGCTGAACAACAAGCCACTAAGCAAGACAAAAAAGTAGAAACCATCATTGTATCTGGTACTCCGGGCGGCGCTGGTATTCGTAAACTGGACGCCAGTTTCGCAGTAACCAACGTGGATGCGGTACAGATTGAACGTTTGGCGCTCAAGAGCACCGCAGATTTACTTAAATCTGTACCTGGTATTTGGGTAGAGAGCTCAGGCGGCGAATCCGGTGCTAACGTTTTTGTCCGGGGTTTCCCAGGCGGCGGAGATGCGCCATTCCTGACCGTTAGCCTGCAAGGTTCTCCTATTTACCCTGCTCCCACTTTATCGTTCCTGGAAAACTCTTCGATTTTCCGCCTCGATGAGACCATTGCCCGTATGGAAGGCCTTCGCGGCGGCCCTAACCCGGTGGTTTCAAACGGCCAACCAGGTTTGACTACTAACTTTCATCTAAAGCGCGGCTCAGAAGAGACCGAAGGCACAGTTAAATACACTACTTCAGATTATGGCTTACAACGCATCGACGGCGTGCTGAGCGGTGAGCTGAGCGACGACTTCTATTATATGATTGGTGGCTACGCAAAACGCTCTTCCGGGATCCGCGATGCAGGCTTCACCTCAGAAAAGGGCCACCAGTTTACCATTAATCTGACCAAAGAGTTCGATAATGGTGAGTTCAATGTCTATACCCGCCAAACCGACGACACAGGCGCCTGGTACCTGCCGACCCCGCTTAATGTAGACGGTGTCGACGCTGGCTTTACGCAACTAGGCACCTTAAATCGTCAGGCCGTGATCCATGTTGCTGGTCAGGATATGGAAATTGACTTAGGTGAAGGCCGAGGCTGGAAAGGCCATGTCTCAGGCGGTAGTCTGAAACTCGAATTATCTAACGGCTGGCAGTTAATTGACCGCTTTAGCCTGACTAACGGTGACGCAAACACCTATGGTTTAGTGCCTGATGGCGCTGCAACAACCCTGGCGAGCGTAGCTGACAATGGCATCAATGCAACAGGTTCAGTCACTGGTACAGTTTACGACGGTGATACCATGGTACAAAACTATGGCCGCTGGGTCGTGCTCAAAGAAATTGAGGCTTTTACCAATGACTTAGCCATCAGCAAAGAATTTTCGTCGGTGAACAGCGCCTTTGGTGTTTATACAGCCACCACCTCTGCAAAAGACTGGTGGAGCCTGGGCAACTCAGCCTATCACGTGCTCGCCGCAGGCGGTGAAATGCTCACCGGCATCGAGTGTAACAACAGCGAAGACGGCTGTGGTTTTAATTACGACATTAACAGTACCGGTGATGCAACCACATTAGCGTTCTATACTACGCATAGCTATCGCGCCACCGACGCCCTGACGTTAGATCTCGGCCTGCGTAGTGAAAAACACGAAGTAGACTACTCAGTAGATGAAGACCTGGATGGCACCATCAATAAGTTTGTTACCTATGATGAGCGCAAAACGTCCTGGACTCTTGGTGCCGACTTTAAACTGGATGACCAAAGCGGTGTGTTCGCACGTATGAATAAAGGTTACAAAATGCCTTACTTCGACGATTTTCGCGACAACTATGGCGCTTATCAGGGCGGTGAGCGCCTGTTCAAAGAAGTAACCCAAGCCGAAATTGGTTACAAATACATGGGTGAAAGCAGCGATGTATTCGCCACACTCTTTGCCAATGAAGTACAAGGCGATACCTTTGTGCGCAAGCCTGGCGACCCAGCCGAAATTCTGACCAACGAAGCCATGGGTATTGAGGTTGATTACAACTTTAACCATAGCTCTGGTTTTAGCGTCAATATGAATGCGACCTGGCAAAAAACTGAAATCACAGAAAGCCCGGACAATATCGGCAACGAAGCGCAACGTCAGCCTGGCTGGCAAGTACGGGTGACGCCGAGTTACGAGTTTGAACTCGGTGATATGTTTGCCACTGTATACGGCACAATTTCAGCCGTAGACGACCGTTTTGGTAATAATGAGAACACAGTAGTGCTGGATGGCTACGAAAAATTTGACCTTGGCTTTACCCTGGAGCCAACTGAGCAGGTAAAACTGATGGTATCGGTTGATAACCTTACCGATGAGCAAGGCATCACCGAAGGCGATCCGCGTAATGCCGATGCCCCCAATGGCCGCTACATTATGCCACGTAGTGTGAAGCTCAGCGTCAGCTATAGCTTCTAA
- a CDS encoding LacI family DNA-binding transcriptional regulator produces MQSKKMKLADLAKLAGVSTSTASRALNNNPLIKEETRKKLQALAKKHNFSLNAAASRLRLQKTNVIAVLINFDAETEQSIDDPFLLKVVSDINLAVNRQGYELLLSNSYMAGDDWHGYFIDGRRADGVIVVGQGKQQARIERAASAGTPLVVWGDPKTDGDYPIVGSDNYLAGCMATRHLLEQGARRLLFMGDPAHAELAERYRGFCEQISKEPQASATLLKIDITSQAAYEVINQTLLREGLSFDGIFACSDMVALGAMKALKERYVSIPNDVRMVGFDDIAMADISSPSLTSIQQNTRLAGQVLVDKLLAQLKGDKPDSTQLEVELVVRQSS; encoded by the coding sequence ATGCAGTCAAAAAAAATGAAACTCGCGGATCTGGCAAAATTAGCTGGCGTATCTACGTCAACCGCATCCCGGGCACTGAATAACAATCCGCTGATTAAGGAAGAAACCCGTAAAAAATTGCAAGCGCTGGCCAAAAAGCACAATTTCAGTCTGAATGCTGCTGCCAGCCGATTGCGATTGCAAAAAACCAATGTGATAGCGGTACTGATTAACTTCGACGCTGAAACCGAGCAGTCCATCGATGACCCGTTTTTGTTGAAAGTGGTGAGCGATATTAATCTGGCGGTTAATCGCCAGGGGTATGAACTACTGCTCTCTAATTCTTACATGGCAGGTGATGACTGGCACGGTTATTTTATCGATGGTCGTAGGGCCGATGGGGTGATTGTGGTTGGTCAGGGTAAGCAGCAGGCGCGTATTGAACGTGCAGCCAGTGCTGGCACGCCGCTGGTGGTGTGGGGAGACCCCAAGACGGACGGGGATTACCCGATTGTGGGAAGTGACAACTACCTGGCTGGTTGCATGGCAACCCGGCATTTACTGGAGCAGGGCGCTCGTCGTTTGCTGTTTATGGGCGATCCGGCGCATGCCGAGCTGGCTGAGCGATATCGGGGCTTTTGCGAACAGATAAGTAAAGAGCCACAGGCAAGCGCTACCTTATTGAAAATCGACATCACCAGCCAGGCTGCGTATGAGGTTATCAACCAGACTTTATTGAGAGAAGGACTAAGCTTTGATGGCATCTTTGCATGCAGCGATATGGTTGCCCTAGGGGCAATGAAAGCACTCAAAGAGCGTTATGTTAGTATCCCAAACGACGTTCGTATGGTGGGATTTGATGATATTGCAATGGCGGACATCAGCTCGCCGTCGCTGACTTCCATACAGCAGAACACCCGCCTTGCCGGGCAGGTACTGGTTGATAAACTCCTGGCGCAATTGAAAGGTGACAAGCCTGATTCCACACAGCTTGAAGTGGAACTTGTTGTGCGCCAATCGAGCTAA